From Pseudobacteriovorax antillogorgiicola, the proteins below share one genomic window:
- a CDS encoding cytochrome c3 family protein, whose amino-acid sequence MACFSTRVSHAAKRLSVLAILLFQMGCQPGYHFWTNWWTPGDTVDNVGYHPEQPIDFPHDLHAGEKQIPCQYCHSAARRSSWAGIPSMNVCMGCHNYVATDKEPIKYLTDKYQKKEPIVWTKVHDMPDFVRFAHKPHVLSDKLAKNYEKEFAENDGEACFLCHGNVKEMGTVSQAKSLQMGWCIDCHVTNEAPVSCETCHY is encoded by the coding sequence TTGGCTTGTTTTAGCACCCGTGTTTCGCATGCGGCGAAACGCCTTTCCGTTTTGGCAATTCTATTATTCCAGATGGGTTGCCAACCTGGTTATCACTTCTGGACGAATTGGTGGACGCCAGGTGATACTGTAGATAATGTCGGTTACCACCCCGAACAACCGATCGACTTCCCTCACGATCTACACGCTGGCGAGAAGCAAATTCCTTGTCAGTACTGCCACTCCGCGGCAAGGCGTTCGTCATGGGCAGGGATTCCATCCATGAATGTCTGTATGGGGTGTCATAACTACGTTGCTACAGACAAAGAGCCAATCAAATATCTCACCGATAAATACCAGAAGAAAGAGCCTATCGTTTGGACCAAGGTTCACGATATGCCAGACTTTGTTCGCTTCGCTCATAAACCTCACGTTCTTAGTGATAAGCTAGCCAAAAACTACGAGAAAGAGTTTGCTGAAAACGATGGTGAAGCCTGCTTCCTCTGCCACGGAAACGTCAAGGAAATGGGAACCGTTTCTCAAGCAAAGTCGTTGCAGATGGGCTGGTGCATCGATTGTCACGTTACGAATGAAGCCCCTGTTAGCTGCGAGACTTGTCACTACTAA
- the uvrB gene encoding excinuclease ABC subunit UvrB, whose translation MNGETFQLKADFQPMGDQPVAIDTLTAGVQEGKKHQVLMGVTGSGKTFTMANIIARTKLPTLVIAPNKTLAAQLFTELKELFPENAVGFFISYYDYYQPEAYIPGSDTYIAKDASINDDIDKMRHSATQALFERPDSIIVASVSCIYGMGSPASYAKLCIKVAVGDEIPRNDFLKRLIEIQYSRNDMALQRGTFRVRGDVVDILPSHQKDHAIRVEFFGDDVESITIVDVLTSKLVKKVDALSIYPNSHYVTERSDMQSMVKEILHDLGVRLRELRAQDKLVEYQRLEQRTMNDVELLEELGYCPGIENYSRYLTGSPPGHPPPTLLDYFPEKFLTIIDESHVTVPQIGAMYRGDRARKENLVDFGFRLPAALDNRPLKFDEFLERAPLIIHVSATPGNYELEQTQNKFVEQIIRPTGLIDPEITIKPAKNQVDDLHSEIRRTIESDGRILITTLTKRMAEDLSSYYLDLGVKVKYLHSDIDSLERSEILQDLRRGTIDVLIGINLLREGLDLPEVKLVAIMDADKEGFLRSRSSLIQTVGRAARNAEGRVIFYADNITKSMQQCIDETQRRREIQMSYNTEHGIVPETIQKAMRPGLREIYGLSSDEGDKPKASADTLVKEHNIHSVKALETLINKKTKEMKKAAADLEFEKAAELRDTIAALKDRLLVHGDLN comes from the coding sequence ATGAACGGGGAAACATTTCAGCTCAAAGCAGACTTCCAACCGATGGGCGATCAGCCAGTCGCCATCGATACGCTGACCGCTGGTGTCCAAGAAGGCAAGAAACATCAGGTTCTGATGGGCGTCACAGGTTCTGGTAAAACCTTTACCATGGCCAACATCATCGCTCGCACTAAATTGCCCACACTCGTGATTGCACCTAATAAAACCTTAGCAGCTCAGCTTTTTACTGAACTCAAGGAGCTATTTCCAGAAAATGCCGTTGGCTTCTTTATTAGTTACTATGATTACTATCAGCCCGAGGCCTATATTCCGGGCTCGGATACTTATATAGCTAAGGACGCTTCGATCAATGATGACATCGATAAGATGCGTCACTCCGCTACACAAGCCCTGTTTGAACGACCCGACTCCATCATTGTCGCTAGTGTGTCGTGCATCTATGGTATGGGCTCTCCCGCGTCCTATGCCAAACTATGTATCAAAGTTGCCGTTGGTGATGAGATCCCTCGCAACGACTTTTTAAAGCGCTTGATTGAGATCCAATACTCACGAAACGATATGGCTCTTCAGCGGGGTACATTTAGAGTCCGTGGCGATGTTGTGGACATCCTGCCATCCCATCAGAAAGATCACGCTATTCGCGTAGAGTTTTTTGGCGATGACGTGGAGTCCATTACCATTGTCGATGTCCTTACCTCTAAATTAGTGAAGAAGGTCGACGCCCTTTCTATCTATCCTAATAGCCACTATGTCACCGAACGAAGTGACATGCAGTCGATGGTAAAGGAGATCCTCCACGATCTAGGGGTTCGACTCCGAGAGCTGCGAGCCCAAGACAAACTGGTCGAGTACCAAAGGCTAGAACAGCGCACCATGAATGACGTAGAGCTTTTAGAAGAACTTGGCTATTGCCCCGGTATCGAAAACTACTCGCGCTACCTCACCGGCTCCCCTCCTGGGCACCCCCCTCCAACCTTACTTGACTACTTCCCTGAGAAGTTTCTAACGATCATCGATGAAAGTCATGTTACAGTCCCACAGATTGGAGCCATGTACCGCGGTGATCGAGCCCGCAAGGAGAATCTTGTAGACTTCGGGTTCCGCCTCCCAGCAGCACTCGATAACCGTCCTCTGAAGTTTGATGAGTTTTTGGAACGAGCCCCACTCATCATTCATGTTTCGGCGACTCCGGGGAACTACGAACTTGAGCAAACTCAGAACAAGTTTGTGGAACAGATTATTCGTCCAACTGGCTTGATCGATCCTGAAATCACAATCAAACCAGCTAAAAATCAAGTCGACGACTTGCATAGCGAGATCCGTCGCACCATTGAATCCGACGGCCGGATTCTCATCACGACTTTGACCAAACGCATGGCCGAAGACCTAAGCTCTTACTACTTAGATTTGGGGGTGAAGGTCAAGTACCTTCACAGCGATATCGATAGCCTCGAACGCTCAGAGATCTTGCAGGACCTAAGGCGCGGTACCATCGACGTGTTGATTGGAATTAACCTCTTGCGGGAGGGTCTCGATCTACCCGAGGTCAAGCTAGTTGCAATCATGGACGCTGATAAGGAAGGCTTCTTGCGATCTCGCTCATCCCTGATCCAAACTGTCGGACGTGCCGCCCGAAATGCGGAAGGCCGGGTTATCTTCTATGCAGATAATATAACAAAGTCCATGCAGCAATGTATCGATGAAACCCAGCGGCGCCGTGAAATTCAAATGAGCTACAATACTGAGCATGGAATCGTGCCCGAAACCATTCAAAAAGCCATGCGTCCAGGGCTCAGGGAGATTTACGGCCTTTCCAGCGACGAAGGAGACAAACCGAAGGCCAGTGCTGATACCCTGGTCAAAGAGCATAATATCCACAGCGTCAAGGCCTTGGAAACTCTGATCAACAAGAAGACCAAGGAAATGAAGAAAGCTGCTGCCGACCTGGAGTTTGAAAAGGCTGCTGAGCTACGTGATACCATTGCCGCCCTCAAGGATCGACTGCTGGTGCACGGAGACCTGAACTAG
- the uvrC gene encoding excinuclease ABC subunit UvrC gives MSLREKIEHLPKSPGVYFMKNCKGKIIYVGKAKNLKSRVSSYFQSRDQHIKTRALVDEIKDFDLMITKTEVEALLLERSMIRHHQPYYNILLRDDKEYPFVRVDFNDPWPRIQKVRKRKDDGAKYVGPFGNAGVLNGMLKTVFRVFPLIRCSPYEFKNAKRPCNYYHMKMCLGPCVLDVSRDEYVAMVRQALDLLDGKNRDVKAEIRKKMFTAAQDEKFEQAARYRDQITLLESIGQHQAVVVKDYEDADAIGSYESAGTMTFNVTMVRNFVVIASDSYSVGASIDGPEETLESFLLQYYHNRTVPDHLILPLKLENPIDLVEALCVDQETTAKFVSHGRGDAKDLLELASRNARFYFDQNQNLQLKQKAELEILQSTLQLDRMPRRMECIDISNMQGSAIVASDVCFVDGKPAKDLYRRYNIKTVSNKNDDFASIREVVERRLERGVREDDLPDLLVIDGGKGQLNAALEAAQSFAGLSLPIVALAKSRTDRYGISDKDYKPSASKERIFIAGQEYPIELQEGSPAHRLMTRIRDEAHRFAITFHRQKRQKSSHASILDEVPGVGPVLRKRLIQQFGDVDGIRRASLEQLQEVKGLQEKTAVALYTLLKSDSDKPS, from the coding sequence ATGAGCTTAAGAGAGAAGATCGAGCACTTACCTAAGTCTCCCGGCGTCTATTTCATGAAGAACTGCAAGGGAAAGATCATCTACGTCGGCAAGGCAAAGAACCTCAAAAGCCGGGTTAGCTCATACTTTCAAAGTCGCGACCAACATATCAAAACCAGAGCATTGGTTGACGAGATCAAAGACTTCGACCTCATGATCACAAAAACCGAAGTCGAAGCCCTGCTCCTCGAACGCAGCATGATCCGTCACCATCAACCCTACTACAACATCCTTTTGCGAGACGATAAGGAATACCCCTTTGTTCGGGTTGATTTCAACGACCCCTGGCCGAGAATTCAGAAGGTTCGAAAGCGAAAGGATGATGGTGCTAAGTATGTTGGCCCATTCGGGAACGCTGGCGTTTTGAACGGCATGTTGAAAACTGTTTTCCGGGTTTTCCCCCTGATTCGCTGTAGCCCCTACGAGTTCAAGAATGCTAAGCGCCCTTGTAACTATTATCACATGAAAATGTGCTTGGGGCCGTGCGTTCTGGATGTCAGTCGCGACGAGTACGTGGCTATGGTGAGGCAGGCCCTCGATCTTCTTGACGGCAAGAACCGGGACGTCAAGGCAGAGATTCGCAAAAAGATGTTTACCGCTGCTCAAGATGAAAAGTTTGAACAGGCAGCAAGGTATCGAGATCAGATCACACTTTTGGAGAGTATAGGCCAGCACCAAGCTGTTGTGGTGAAAGACTATGAAGACGCAGACGCAATCGGTAGCTACGAGAGCGCCGGCACTATGACCTTCAATGTGACGATGGTGAGGAACTTTGTGGTGATCGCAAGCGATAGCTATTCAGTAGGAGCTTCTATTGATGGCCCCGAAGAGACATTGGAATCATTTCTCCTTCAGTACTATCACAATCGAACGGTACCCGATCACCTGATTCTGCCTTTGAAGCTAGAAAATCCCATCGACCTTGTCGAGGCCCTGTGCGTCGATCAGGAGACGACTGCCAAGTTTGTTAGCCACGGCCGTGGTGATGCCAAGGACTTGCTAGAGCTTGCTAGCCGCAATGCCAGATTTTACTTTGATCAAAACCAAAACCTCCAGCTAAAGCAAAAAGCTGAACTAGAGATCTTGCAGTCAACTCTTCAACTGGATCGCATGCCCCGGCGCATGGAGTGTATCGACATCTCCAATATGCAAGGCTCAGCTATTGTCGCTTCGGATGTTTGCTTTGTTGATGGTAAGCCAGCCAAAGACCTCTATCGACGCTACAACATCAAGACAGTGAGTAACAAGAACGATGACTTTGCCAGTATCCGCGAAGTCGTGGAACGCCGTCTCGAACGAGGTGTACGCGAAGACGATCTACCCGACCTGCTCGTCATCGATGGTGGCAAAGGTCAGCTCAATGCCGCCTTGGAAGCTGCTCAATCATTTGCAGGCCTCTCCCTTCCCATCGTGGCACTGGCCAAGAGTCGCACAGATCGCTACGGAATCAGCGACAAGGACTACAAACCCAGTGCCAGCAAAGAGCGGATCTTTATAGCCGGACAAGAGTATCCCATCGAGCTTCAAGAGGGCAGCCCCGCCCACCGCCTGATGACCAGGATTCGTGATGAAGCCCATCGCTTTGCTATTACCTTTCATCGACAGAAGCGACAGAAGTCGAGTCATGCAAGCATTCTCGATGAAGTGCCAGGTGTTGGCCCCGTCTTGCGCAAGCGTCTGATACAACAGTTTGGAGATGTAGATGGTATCCGTCGCGCTAGCCTGGAACAACTCCAAGAAGTTAAAGGCCTCCAGGAGAAAACCGCAGTAGCACTTTATACCCTGCTTAAGAGCGACTCAGACAAACCCTCATAA
- a CDS encoding NAD(P)-dependent oxidoreductase, which produces MKAALLDRGTLSQNIELDELRDAELELSVYELVAPEDIVEVCKDCAVIITNKVVLNRKTLSQLPRLKLICLLATGANNIDLAAAQEYGITVCNARDYCTSSVAQHTFALILNFSRSLHRYHSSVQNGDWQKCRFFSYSDYPISQLDGQSLLIFGQGVLGLATGRIAEAFGMNVYYVNSKTPQAEWQSKLASAHWVSLHCPSNDQTRHMVNRDFLTRMNTDAYLINTARGDLVVPDDLIEALDNGWIAGAALDVLPIEPPPSDSLLLQKAYDNLIITPHIAWASREAQRQVIRETLLNIEAFRCAEPRNGLIDT; this is translated from the coding sequence ATGAAAGCTGCACTATTGGATCGTGGTACCTTAAGTCAGAATATTGAGCTCGATGAGCTACGTGATGCAGAGCTAGAACTGAGTGTCTATGAGTTGGTGGCGCCTGAAGATATTGTTGAGGTGTGCAAAGACTGTGCGGTGATCATCACCAATAAGGTGGTATTGAACCGAAAAACATTGTCTCAATTGCCGCGACTCAAACTCATTTGCCTTCTTGCCACTGGAGCGAACAATATCGATCTTGCGGCTGCGCAGGAGTATGGCATCACGGTTTGCAATGCCCGAGACTATTGCACCTCTTCGGTGGCTCAGCATACCTTTGCCCTGATTCTCAATTTCTCGCGAAGTCTACATCGCTATCATAGCAGCGTTCAAAATGGAGATTGGCAAAAATGCCGCTTTTTCTCTTATTCGGATTACCCCATTAGCCAGCTTGATGGTCAGAGTCTGCTAATTTTTGGTCAGGGAGTGCTAGGCTTAGCAACGGGTCGTATTGCAGAGGCATTTGGGATGAATGTCTACTATGTGAACAGCAAAACACCCCAAGCCGAATGGCAGTCTAAACTCGCTAGCGCTCATTGGGTAAGCTTGCACTGCCCATCCAATGATCAAACAAGACACATGGTGAACCGAGATTTTTTAACGCGCATGAATACCGATGCCTATCTCATCAACACGGCTCGGGGAGACTTGGTGGTGCCTGATGATCTGATTGAGGCCTTAGACAACGGGTGGATCGCAGGTGCTGCTTTGGATGTTTTGCCTATTGAACCCCCGCCTAGCGACTCTCTCCTTTTACAGAAGGCCTATGACAACCTTATCATCACCCCTCATATCGCCTGGGCGAGTCGAGAGGCACAACGCCAGGTGATTCGAGAGACGCTACTGAATATAGAAGCATTTCGATGTGCTGAGCCACGGAATGGGCTCATCGATACCTAA